In Candidatus Promineifilum breve, one genomic interval encodes:
- the hslO gene encoding Hsp33 family molecular chaperone HslO, with protein MKDYMYLAMAKKDGGRGYAASTTGLVEEARLRHNTSPTATVALGRALTAAALMSGLLKVGQRVALKWEGSGPLRKIIVEADSKGRVRGYVAEPGVDLSLLHDEHDVAGAIGSAGLLTVVRDLHLADLAEGVVHLVTSDIQGDLTYFLEQSDQVPSAVEIGVSLNEDGSVAAAGGILIQPLPPYEPTIVERLKERLQEMPPVTAMLADGRKPEEILDEVFADVPHTLLSKYPVRFECNCSREQTAGVLVSLGREELEGILASEGQVSVDCHFCHEEYVFDRADVEAILAAL; from the coding sequence GTGAAAGATTACATGTATCTGGCTATGGCAAAGAAGGACGGCGGCCGCGGCTATGCGGCGTCGACGACCGGCCTGGTCGAAGAGGCCCGGCTGCGCCACAACACCAGCCCGACGGCCACCGTGGCCCTCGGCCGCGCCCTGACGGCGGCGGCGCTGATGAGCGGCCTGCTCAAGGTCGGCCAGCGCGTGGCCCTCAAGTGGGAAGGCAGCGGCCCGCTGCGCAAGATCATCGTTGAGGCCGACAGCAAGGGGCGCGTGCGCGGCTACGTGGCCGAGCCGGGCGTCGATCTGTCGCTGCTTCACGACGAACACGACGTGGCCGGGGCCATCGGGTCGGCCGGGCTGCTGACGGTCGTGCGCGACCTGCATCTGGCCGATCTGGCCGAGGGCGTGGTGCATCTGGTCACCAGCGATATTCAGGGCGATCTGACCTACTTCCTGGAGCAGTCGGATCAGGTGCCGTCGGCGGTGGAGATCGGCGTGTCGCTGAACGAGGACGGCAGCGTGGCCGCGGCGGGGGGCATCCTCATCCAGCCGTTGCCGCCCTATGAGCCGACGATCGTTGAGCGCCTGAAGGAGCGGTTGCAGGAAATGCCGCCGGTGACGGCCATGTTGGCCGACGGCCGCAAGCCGGAAGAGATTCTGGACGAGGTCTTCGCCGACGTGCCCCATACCCTCCTGTCCAAATACCCGGTGCGCTTCGAGTGCAATTGCAGCCGGGAGCAGACGGCGGGGGTGCTGGTGTCGCTCGGCCGCGAGGAACTGGAAGGGATTCTGGCCAGCGAGGGGCAGGTCAGCGTCGATTGCCACTTCTGCCACGAGGAGTACGTCTTCGACCGGGCCGACGTGGAAGCCATTCTGGCCGCGCTCTAG
- a CDS encoding TrmH family RNA methyltransferase, whose product MTDNDYTPAGLIAMIRRVHSPRGRRLAGLYAIEGTRLIERALRAGAALEAVLAAESFISSADPRRHALRGELAAAGCPITVVADETVSELTEGRDLGPILGLVRFPPTMTLAELVATTDSQPPTTTNESPLLPFSPSPLPPCPPAPLLFLTALDIVDPGNAGALTRTAHAAGAAALLAVGTSDPFHPRATRISRGSIFRLPVIHYPNAAELLDDLHRCGVVAVGTTAAGGVPLPTFAWPAAPVAVLMGNEAEGLPPAVAAALDFAVTIPMAAGVDSYSVNAAAAIVCFARQSAVRHGQE is encoded by the coding sequence ATGACCGACAATGATTACACGCCCGCCGGCCTGATCGCCATGATCCGCCGCGTCCACAGCCCGCGCGGCCGGCGACTGGCCGGCCTCTATGCCATCGAGGGCACGCGCCTGATCGAGCGCGCGCTGCGGGCCGGGGCGGCGCTGGAAGCCGTGCTGGCCGCCGAAAGCTTTATCAGCAGCGCCGACCCGCGCCGCCACGCCCTGCGCGGCGAGCTGGCCGCCGCCGGCTGCCCGATCACCGTCGTGGCCGACGAGACGGTCTCGGAATTGACCGAAGGGCGCGATCTGGGGCCAATCCTGGGCCTGGTGCGCTTCCCGCCAACGATGACATTAGCGGAGTTGGTAGCGACCACCGACAGCCAACCTCCGACCACGACGAACGAATCCCCCCTGCTCCCTTTCTCCCCCTCTCCCCTGCCCCCCTGCCCCCCTGCCCCCCTGCTCTTCCTAACAGCCCTCGACATCGTCGATCCCGGCAACGCCGGCGCGCTGACCCGCACGGCCCACGCCGCCGGCGCGGCGGCGCTACTGGCCGTGGGGACCAGCGACCCGTTTCACCCGCGGGCGACGCGCATCAGCCGGGGCAGTATTTTCCGGCTGCCGGTCATCCACTACCCCAACGCCGCAGAGTTGCTCGACGACTTGCATCGTTGCGGCGTGGTGGCCGTGGGCACGACGGCCGCGGGTGGGGTTCCGTTGCCCACATTCGCCTGGCCCGCTGCCCCGGTGGCCGTCCTCATGGGCAACGAGGCCGAAGGGCTGCCGCCGGCCGTGGCTGCGGCATTGGATTTTGCCGTCACCATCCCCATGGCCGCCGGCGTCGATTCCTACTCGGTCAACGCGGCGGCGGCCATCGTCTGCTTTGCCCGGCAATCGGCCGTGCGCCACGGTCAGGAGTAG
- a CDS encoding GNAT family N-acetyltransferase has translation MTLHSRPYQAESDYDHMRALLIDSLGRAGLPVYATIGDIDWWRSADEDPRAVYMAQLWFDDERPVAWAWPVDDQVDFVVHPDYPALQDAVLTWAEAEYRQRRGETPEKPMRAWGFTRDAARNAALAARGYQPTDDGFVLYTQAVTAPAQPPPLPPGYWFDHVRGTADLARRVAVQRAAFESEFMTEDIARAVQASPTYRPELDLVIVAPDNSYAAFALIWLDDANRVGVFEPVGVAADHRRRGLGRALMAEGVRRLAERGARTACVQTGFDNHRARGLYQAAGFAEFDRNYAWIRPTH, from the coding sequence ATGACGCTCCACAGCCGCCCCTATCAAGCCGAGTCCGACTATGACCACATGCGCGCCCTGCTCATCGACAGCCTGGGCCGCGCCGGTCTGCCCGTCTACGCCACCATAGGCGACATCGACTGGTGGCGCAGCGCCGACGAAGACCCGCGCGCCGTCTACATGGCTCAACTGTGGTTTGACGACGAGCGGCCGGTGGCCTGGGCCTGGCCGGTGGATGATCAGGTGGACTTTGTCGTCCATCCCGACTATCCGGCCCTGCAGGACGCGGTTCTGACCTGGGCCGAGGCCGAATATCGCCAACGCCGGGGCGAGACGCCCGAAAAGCCCATGCGCGCCTGGGGCTTCACCCGCGACGCGGCGCGCAACGCCGCGCTGGCCGCCCGTGGTTACCAGCCGACTGACGATGGGTTTGTGCTCTATACCCAAGCCGTGACCGCCCCGGCCCAGCCGCCCCCATTGCCGCCCGGCTATTGGTTCGACCATGTGCGCGGCACGGCCGACCTCGCCCGCCGGGTGGCCGTGCAGCGCGCCGCCTTCGAGTCCGAATTTATGACTGAGGACATCGCCCGCGCTGTGCAGGCCTCGCCCACCTACCGGCCCGAACTCGATCTGGTCATCGTCGCCCCTGACAACAGCTATGCCGCCTTTGCCCTTATCTGGCTGGATGATGCCAACCGCGTCGGCGTTTTCGAGCCGGTGGGTGTGGCCGCCGACCATCGGCGGCGCGGTCTGGGCCGGGCCTTAATGGCCGAGGGCGTGCGCCGGCTGGCCGAGCGGGGCGCGCGGACGGCCTGCGTGCAGACCGGCTTCGACAACCACCGCGCCCGCGGGCTATATCAGGCGGCGGGGTTCGCCGAATTCGACCGCAATTACGCCTGGATTCGCCCAACCCATTGA
- a CDS encoding STAS domain-containing protein, giving the protein MEIASWHETGAVPVTILQVKGDLTANEPLESRARAAVLDGARDIVLDLSHVPYISSAGLRAIHIIYMLLRDADPDDGVAATQGIARGTYKSPHLKLVRPSKNGQKALSTAGYDMFLDLFDNVPTAVASYR; this is encoded by the coding sequence ATGGAAATAGCGAGTTGGCACGAAACCGGGGCCGTTCCGGTGACTATCCTGCAAGTTAAGGGCGACCTGACCGCCAATGAACCGCTGGAGAGCCGGGCGCGGGCCGCCGTCCTGGATGGCGCGCGCGACATCGTTCTCGACCTGAGCCACGTTCCCTACATTAGCAGCGCCGGCCTGCGAGCTATCCACATTATCTACATGCTGCTGCGCGATGCCGATCCCGACGACGGGGTGGCGGCAACGCAAGGGATCGCCCGCGGCACCTATAAATCGCCCCATCTCAAGCTGGTGCGTCCTTCCAAAAACGGCCAAAAAGCCCTGTCCACGGCCGGTTATGATATGTTCCTCGATCTATTCGACAACGTTCCCACCGCCGTGGCTTCCTATCGATGA
- a CDS encoding ATP-binding protein, which translates to MKSLTLRYTTATVRDLNDMREFLEQAVLTLAGDDEIAGDLVLAVNEAVTNSLLHGYDGQPGMVVICVEADGDDLAVRLIDDAPPFDPTSVPPPDITLPLEDRPLGGLGVHMMRQLSDELTYRRNETGENELTFVKRQALSGARP; encoded by the coding sequence ATGAAATCCCTGACGCTGCGGTATACCACCGCCACCGTTCGCGACCTCAACGACATGCGCGAATTTCTGGAACAGGCTGTGCTGACCCTGGCCGGCGATGACGAAATCGCCGGCGATCTGGTGCTGGCGGTCAACGAAGCCGTCACCAATAGCCTGCTGCATGGCTACGACGGGCAGCCGGGCATGGTCGTCATCTGCGTGGAGGCCGACGGCGACGACCTCGCCGTGCGCCTCATCGACGACGCCCCCCCGTTCGACCCCACGTCCGTGCCGCCGCCCGACATTACCCTGCCGCTGGAAGACCGGCCCCTCGGCGGTCTGGGGGTGCACATGATGCGCCAACTTTCGGACGAACTCACCTATCGCCGCAACGAAACGGGCGAGAACGAATTGACGTTTGTCAAACGGCAGGCTCTGTCCGGCGCGCGCCCCTGA
- a CDS encoding PP2C family protein-serine/threonine phosphatase, with product MSPASPFPFSPITLSAAELNSFFAGERREVWPAGSVIIREGEVGEGMFVLLDGELAITRDGLRIDYLTSGMILGEMAMIDDRPRSATATAATDVTLIHLDRARFQELVSRSPEFALRVMNIMSIRTRRLMEEEVRRQRMEEELSIGRRIQLSLLPRGCPQAPGYEFAAGYRAAREVGGDLYDFIVQPDDPSQIHIVVADVTGKGVPAALYMAVSRTLMHTYALDGRGPSEALQRVNQFIREDEATPLFLSAFYGVLDTDIHCLTYANAGHNPPIWLQHNSGEMRFLKARGIVLGAFDTYIPEEQVCFLEPGDYVILFTDGITEARNPAGDFLDDEGLEAIINGRPWASAQELLTAIVAAVDTFAAGAPQADDFTVVVMRRKLLS from the coding sequence ATGTCTCCCGCATCGCCCTTCCCCTTCTCGCCGATTACGCTTTCCGCCGCTGAGCTAAACAGCTTTTTCGCCGGGGAGCGGCGTGAGGTATGGCCGGCCGGTTCGGTCATCATTCGCGAGGGTGAGGTGGGGGAAGGGATGTTCGTGCTGCTCGATGGCGAACTGGCGATCACCCGGGATGGTCTGCGGATCGACTATCTCACCTCGGGCATGATCCTGGGCGAGATGGCGATGATCGACGACCGGCCGCGCAGCGCCACGGCCACGGCGGCCACCGACGTCACCCTGATCCACCTCGACCGCGCCCGCTTCCAGGAACTGGTCAGCCGCTCGCCGGAGTTTGCCCTGCGAGTGATGAACATCATGTCCATCCGCACCCGGCGGCTGATGGAGGAGGAAGTACGGCGGCAGCGGATGGAGGAAGAGCTGTCCATCGGCCGGCGCATCCAGCTCAGCCTGCTGCCGCGCGGCTGCCCCCAGGCCCCCGGCTACGAATTCGCCGCCGGCTACCGGGCCGCGCGCGAGGTGGGCGGCGATCTGTATGACTTCATCGTCCAGCCCGACGACCCCAGCCAGATCCACATCGTCGTCGCCGACGTGACCGGCAAGGGCGTGCCGGCGGCGCTCTACATGGCTGTCTCGCGCACGCTCATGCACACCTACGCTCTCGACGGCCGCGGCCCGTCGGAAGCCCTGCAGCGGGTCAACCAGTTCATCCGCGAGGACGAGGCCACGCCGCTCTTCCTGAGCGCCTTCTACGGCGTGCTCGACACGGACATCCACTGCCTCACCTATGCCAACGCCGGGCACAATCCGCCCATCTGGCTGCAACACAACAGCGGCGAAATGCGGTTTCTCAAGGCGCGCGGCATCGTGCTGGGCGCGTTCGACACCTATATACCCGAAGAGCAGGTGTGCTTTCTGGAGCCGGGCGATTACGTCATCCTCTTCACCGACGGCATCACCGAGGCGCGCAACCCCGCCGGCGACTTTCTGGACGATGAGGGGCTGGAAGCGATCATCAACGGGCGACCATGGGCGAGCGCCCAGGAATTGCTGACGGCCATCGTCGCCGCCGTCGATACATTCGCCGCCGGCGCGCCCCAGGCCGACGATTTCACCGTGGTCGTCATGCGCCGCAAGCTGTTGTCCTGA
- a CDS encoding hydrogenase maturation nickel metallochaperone HypA/HybF, which produces MKRQRFAAPSMLNGGNMHELSVTESILEIALRHGDAAGAATITDLFLVIGELATIVDESVQFYWDIVSQDTPAAGSLLHFRRIPGQLGCRACGHLFTPAAGLCCPVCGGIDIELLAGEEFYLEAIEVARAGEVETATT; this is translated from the coding sequence TTGAAACGGCAACGATTTGCCGCGCCATCAATGCTCAACGGCGGCAACATGCACGAACTCAGCGTCACCGAAAGTATTTTGGAAATCGCCCTGCGCCACGGGGACGCGGCCGGGGCGGCGACCATCACCGATCTCTTCCTGGTCATCGGCGAACTGGCGACCATCGTCGATGAGTCCGTGCAATTCTATTGGGACATCGTCAGCCAAGACACGCCCGCCGCCGGGTCGCTGCTCCATTTCCGGCGCATCCCCGGCCAATTGGGCTGCCGCGCTTGCGGCCATCTATTTACCCCCGCCGCCGGCCTGTGCTGTCCGGTCTGCGGCGGCATTGATATCGAACTTCTCGCCGGCGAAGAGTTCTACCTGGAGGCGATTGAGGTCGCCCGCGCCGGCGAAGTGGAAACGGCAACGACATGA
- the hypB gene encoding hydrogenase nickel incorporation protein HypB → MMTERVPVVERILGANERLAADNRARLDAAGVFSLNFLASPGAGKTSLVEQTVGRLAGRLRLAVIDGDIATSLDADRAAAAGARAVQINTGGECHLDAVMLQGALDQLDLSGVDLLIVENVGNLVCPANFALGTHRSVLVASTPEGDDKPYKYPGAYRGVDALVINKIDLLPYVTFNMETFRRGVAALNPGLTTFPLSCRTGEGLAAWLEWVVAEVDHFAATR, encoded by the coding sequence ATGATGACCGAACGTGTGCCCGTGGTCGAACGAATCCTCGGCGCGAATGAGCGGCTGGCGGCCGACAATCGCGCCCGGCTCGACGCCGCCGGCGTCTTCAGCCTCAACTTCCTGGCCTCTCCCGGCGCGGGCAAGACCAGCCTGGTGGAGCAAACCGTGGGCCGTCTGGCCGGGCGGCTGCGGTTGGCCGTCATCGACGGCGACATCGCCACCAGTCTCGACGCCGACCGCGCCGCCGCCGCCGGGGCGCGCGCCGTGCAGATCAACACCGGCGGCGAATGCCATCTGGACGCCGTCATGCTGCAAGGCGCGCTGGATCAGCTCGATCTGTCGGGCGTCGATCTGCTCATCGTCGAGAACGTCGGCAATCTGGTCTGCCCGGCCAACTTCGCCCTGGGTACGCATCGCAGCGTGCTGGTGGCCTCCACGCCGGAGGGAGACGACAAGCCCTATAAATATCCCGGCGCCTATCGCGGCGTTGACGCGCTGGTCATCAACAAGATCGACCTGCTACCCTACGTCACCTTCAACATGGAAACCTTTCGGCGCGGCGTGGCCGCGCTCAATCCGGGGCTGACCACCTTCCCCCTCTCCTGCCGTACGGGCGAAGGGCTGGCGGCGTGGCTCGAATGGGTTGTGGCCGAGGTTGATCATTTCGCGGCCACTCGGTAA
- the hypF gene encoding carbamoyltransferase HypF, translating to MNGVKENERHGLRLHVSGVVQGVGFRPFVYGLARRYDLTGWVRNSSSGVDIEIDGPAKALAAFSHALTAELPPLARIDRLETAARPPDGFTRFEIVASQAQPDAFQPISPDMAVCPDCLRELFDPTDRRYRYPFINCTNCGPRYTIIRDIPYDRPLTTMAGFPLCPDCAAEYGDPLDRRFHAQPVACPACGPHLWLEQTHARAEHSPRDEAALLATRQLLTDGRLVAVKGLGGFHLACDATNPAAVAELRRRKLRVDKPFAIMLPDIAAARRHCYLSAAEEELLTSRARPIVILARRANSAIAPAVAPGQERVGVMLPYTPLHHLLLERAPGFPEAVVMTSGNLSEEPIAYSNDEARARLGDLADALLLHDRDIHTRCDDSVMRVIGAGDNSHTQPLRRSRGYAPFPVRLPWASPPLLATGGELKNTFCLVRDDYAFLSHHVGDMANYETLCAFESGVGHMERLFRARPAILACDRHPDYMAARYARERASREGLPLVEVQHHHAHIAAGMAEHGLSGERPVIGVAFDGTGYGDDGAIWGGEFLIADYAGYRRAAHLAYAPLPGGDRAVREPWRMALAHLRVAGLPWSHDLAPVTQALAAGPERLRALCHQIEHKLNAPLTSSMGRLFDAAAALAGGRQVVNYEAQAAIEFEALVDLSEHGHYSFNYVTTGESPSSVMQANESRFLPEDYANGLIDPAPVWAALLADARADVAVGRIAARFHNGVAHMVRDTCRRLRDAYGLNEVVLSGGVWQNATLLRLALALLEEDNFTVYTHRLVPANDGGLALGQAAVATWAHAEHRPLTTDH from the coding sequence ATGAACGGGGTCAAAGAGAACGAACGGCACGGGTTGCGCCTCCACGTCAGTGGCGTGGTGCAGGGTGTCGGCTTCCGGCCGTTTGTCTATGGCCTGGCCCGGCGCTACGACCTGACCGGCTGGGTGCGCAACTCCTCGTCCGGCGTCGATATCGAGATCGACGGCCCGGCCAAGGCGCTGGCCGCCTTCAGCCACGCCCTGACGGCCGAATTGCCCCCCCTGGCCCGCATCGACCGGCTGGAGACGGCCGCCCGCCCGCCCGACGGCTTCACCCGCTTCGAGATCGTCGCCTCGCAGGCCCAGCCCGACGCCTTCCAGCCCATCTCGCCCGACATGGCCGTCTGCCCCGACTGCCTGCGCGAACTATTCGACCCCACCGACCGGCGCTACCGCTACCCGTTCATCAATTGCACCAATTGCGGCCCACGCTACACCATCATCCGCGACATCCCCTACGACCGGCCGCTGACGACGATGGCCGGCTTCCCGCTGTGCCCCGACTGCGCCGCCGAATATGGCGATCCGCTCGACCGGCGCTTCCACGCCCAGCCGGTGGCCTGCCCAGCGTGTGGGCCGCATCTGTGGCTGGAACAAACCCACGCCCGGGCCGAGCACAGCCCGCGCGACGAGGCAGCCCTACTAGCCACACGTCAGCTGCTAACCGACGGCCGCCTTGTGGCCGTGAAGGGACTGGGCGGCTTCCATCTGGCCTGCGACGCCACCAATCCGGCGGCCGTGGCCGAACTGCGCCGCCGCAAGCTGCGCGTCGATAAGCCGTTCGCCATCATGCTGCCCGACATCGCGGCGGCGCGGCGGCACTGCTATCTGAGCGCGGCCGAAGAGGAGCTATTGACTTCGCGGGCGCGGCCGATCGTCATCCTGGCCCGTCGAGCCAATTCGGCCATCGCCCCCGCCGTGGCCCCCGGTCAGGAGCGCGTCGGCGTCATGCTGCCCTATACGCCGCTGCACCATCTGTTGCTGGAGCGCGCCCCCGGCTTCCCCGAGGCCGTGGTGATGACCAGCGGCAACCTGAGCGAAGAGCCAATCGCCTACAGCAACGACGAGGCGCGGGCGCGGCTGGGCGATCTGGCCGACGCCCTGCTGCTCCACGACCGCGACATCCACACCCGCTGCGACGATTCGGTCATGCGCGTCATCGGCGCGGGGGATAATAGCCACACGCAGCCGCTGCGCCGGTCGCGGGGCTACGCGCCTTTTCCGGTGCGGCTGCCGTGGGCCTCGCCGCCGCTGCTGGCGACCGGCGGCGAATTGAAGAACACGTTCTGCCTCGTGCGCGACGACTACGCCTTCCTGAGCCACCACGTCGGCGACATGGCGAATTACGAGACGTTGTGCGCCTTCGAGAGCGGCGTCGGCCACATGGAGCGCCTGTTCCGCGCCCGACCGGCGATCCTCGCCTGTGACCGCCATCCCGACTATATGGCCGCTCGCTACGCCCGCGAACGGGCGTCGCGCGAAGGGCTGCCGCTGGTCGAAGTGCAGCACCATCACGCCCACATCGCCGCGGGCATGGCCGAGCATGGGTTGAGCGGCGAGCGGCCGGTTATCGGCGTGGCCTTCGACGGCACCGGCTACGGCGACGACGGCGCGATCTGGGGCGGCGAATTCCTTATCGCCGATTACGCCGGCTACCGGCGCGCCGCTCATCTGGCCTACGCGCCACTGCCCGGCGGCGACCGCGCCGTGCGCGAGCCGTGGCGGATGGCGCTGGCCCATTTGCGCGTCGCCGGCCTGCCCTGGAGCCACGACCTCGCGCCGGTGACTCAGGCCCTCGCCGCCGGTCCCGAGCGGCTGCGCGCGCTGTGCCATCAGATTGAGCACAAGCTGAATGCGCCCCTGACATCGAGCATGGGCCGCCTGTTTGACGCCGCCGCCGCGCTGGCCGGTGGGCGGCAGGTGGTCAATTATGAGGCGCAGGCGGCGATTGAGTTTGAGGCGTTGGTTGACCTAAGCGAACACGGACATTACTCGTTTAACTATGTGACGACGGGTGAAAGCCCGTCATCCGTTATGCAGGCGAATGAATCGCGCTTTCTTCCAGAAGACTATGCGAATGGGTTGATCGATCCGGCGCCGGTATGGGCCGCCCTGCTGGCTGACGCGCGGGCCGATGTGGCCGTCGGCCGCATCGCCGCCCGTTTCCACAACGGCGTGGCCCACATGGTGCGCGATACCTGCCGCCGGCTGCGCGACGCCTATGGCTTGAACGAAGTCGTCCTCAGCGGCGGCGTCTGGCAGAACGCCACCCTGCTCCGTCTGGCGCTGGCCCTGCTGGAAGAAGACAACTTTACCGTTTACACCCATCGCCTCGTCCCGGCCAATGACGGCGGGCTGGCGCTGGGTCAGGCGGCGGTGGCGACTTGGGCGCACGCCGAGCATAGACCACTGACCACAGACCACTGA
- a CDS encoding HypC/HybG/HupF family hydrogenase formation chaperone yields the protein MCLGVPGKIITIYESDGLRMGRIDFGGTQREACLAYVPEAAVGDYTVIHVGFAISLLSEDEANATLATLREIANLEEELGPEDELATD from the coding sequence ATGTGCCTCGGCGTACCCGGCAAAATCATCACCATCTACGAATCCGACGGCCTGCGCATGGGCCGCATTGACTTCGGCGGCACGCAGCGCGAGGCGTGTCTGGCCTACGTGCCGGAGGCGGCCGTGGGCGACTACACCGTCATCCACGTCGGCTTTGCCATCAGCCTGCTGAGCGAGGACGAGGCCAACGCCACGCTGGCGACGTTGCGCGAGATCGCCAATCTGGAAGAGGAGCTTGGGCCGGAGGACGAATTGGCTACGGATTGA
- the hypD gene encoding hydrogenase formation protein HypD, giving the protein MKYVTEYRDAELVGAAIREIHRTVTRPWVIMEICGGQTHAIVRHGLDQLLPPEIELVHGPGCPVCVTPLELIDKALAIAARPNVIFTSYGDMLRVPGSGGDLFSVRAAGGDVRVVYSPLDAVKIAQANPNKEVVFFAIGFETTAPANAMSVVQAQALGLTNFSVLVSHVCVPPAMRAILSSPLNRVQGFLAAGHVNAVMGTWEYPAIAADYHVPIVVTGFEPLDIATGILAVVRQLEAGRAEVENAYGRAVTRDGNIPAQQVIEQVFEVRDRQWRGVGPIPASGWGLRAAYADFDAERRFDVGGIHTEESPLCIAGLILQGLKKPHDCPAFGTQCTPESPLGATMVSSEGACAAYFRYGRHLENYELGITN; this is encoded by the coding sequence ATGAAATACGTCACCGAATACCGCGACGCCGAACTGGTCGGCGCGGCCATCCGCGAGATACACCGCACCGTCACCCGGCCGTGGGTCATCATGGAGATCTGCGGCGGCCAGACGCACGCCATCGTCCGCCACGGCCTCGACCAACTGCTGCCGCCGGAGATCGAGCTGGTGCACGGCCCCGGCTGCCCGGTGTGTGTCACGCCGCTGGAACTGATCGACAAGGCGCTGGCCATCGCCGCGCGGCCGAACGTCATCTTCACCTCCTACGGCGATATGCTGCGCGTGCCCGGCAGCGGCGGCGATTTGTTTAGCGTCCGCGCCGCCGGCGGCGACGTGCGCGTCGTCTACTCCCCCCTCGACGCGGTGAAAATCGCCCAGGCCAACCCGAACAAGGAAGTCGTCTTCTTCGCCATCGGCTTCGAGACGACCGCCCCGGCCAACGCCATGAGCGTCGTACAGGCGCAGGCGCTGGGGCTGACCAACTTCAGTGTCCTCGTCTCCCACGTCTGCGTGCCGCCGGCCATGCGGGCCATCCTCAGTTCGCCCCTCAACCGGGTGCAGGGCTTTCTGGCCGCCGGGCACGTCAACGCCGTCATGGGCACCTGGGAATACCCGGCTATCGCCGCCGATTATCACGTGCCCATCGTCGTCACCGGCTTCGAGCCGCTGGACATCGCCACCGGCATCCTGGCCGTCGTGCGCCAACTGGAAGCGGGGCGGGCCGAGGTCGAGAACGCCTACGGCCGCGCCGTCACCCGCGACGGCAACATCCCGGCCCAACAGGTCATCGAGCAGGTCTTCGAGGTGCGCGACCGCCAATGGCGTGGCGTCGGCCCCATCCCGGCCAGCGGCTGGGGTCTGCGCGCCGCCTATGCCGATTTCGACGCCGAGCGCCGCTTCGACGTGGGCGGCATTCACACCGAGGAATCGCCGCTGTGCATCGCCGGCCTGATCCTGCAAGGCTTAAAGAAGCCCCACGATTGCCCGGCCTTCGGGACCCAATGCACGCCGGAGTCGCCGCTGGGGGCGACGATGGTCTCATCCGAAGGGGCCTGCGCCGCCTACTTCCGCTACGGACGACATTTGGAGAATTACGAATTAGGAATTACGAATTAG